In Canis aureus isolate CA01 chromosome 12, VMU_Caureus_v.1.0, whole genome shotgun sequence, a genomic segment contains:
- the OTUD7B gene encoding OTU domain-containing protein 7B isoform X1, producing the protein MLSCQILSVPQVQSLGWPEISWKNWDVSAALSDFEQLRQVHAGNLPPPFSEGSGGSRTPEKGFSDRESARPPRPTLQRQDDVIQEKRLSRGISHASSSIVSLARSHVSSNGGGGGSSEHPLEMPICAFQLPDLTVYNEDFRSFIERDLIEQSMLVALEQAGRLNWWVSVDPTCQRLLPLATTGDGNCLLHAASLGMWGFHDRDLMLRKALYALMEKGAEKEALKRRWRWQQTQQNKESGLVYTEDEWQKEWNELIKLASSEPRMHLGTNGANCGGVESPEEPVYESLEEFHVFVLAHVLRRPIVVVADTMLRDSGGEAFAPIPFGGIYLPLEVPASQCHRSPLVLAYDQAHFSALVSMEQKENAKEQAVIPLTDSEHKLLPLHFAVDPGKGWEWGKDDNDNVRLASVILSLEVKLHLLHGYMNVKWIPVSTDAQAPLAQPESPTASAGDEPRSTPESGESDKESVGSSSTSNEGSKRKEKSKRGREKDKKRADSVANKLGSFGKTLGSKLKKNMGGLMHSKGSKPGAAGAGSGLSSGTETLDKKKKNSLKSWKGSKEEAAGDGPVSEKPAAESVGNGGSKYSQEVMQSLSIMRIAMQGEGKFIFVGTLKMGHRHQYQEEMIQRYLSDAEERFLAEQKQKEAERKILNGGVGSGPPPAKKPEPDGGEELPTAPLVESKAVAFSAGYPGGFTIPRPAGAGVHCQEPRRQVAGGPCGGGLPPYATFPRQCPPGRPYPHQDCVPSLEPGSHSKDGVHRGALLPPPFRVADSYSNGYREPPEPDGWAGGPWGLPPTQTKCKQPNCSFYGHPETNNFCSCCYREELRRREREPGGELLVHRF; encoded by the exons AAAAACGCCTGTCTAGGGGCATCTCCCACGCCAGCTCCAGCATTGTTTCCCTGGCCCGGTCCCATGTCTCCTCcaatggtgggggtggggggagcagtgaGCACCCCCTGGAAATGCCCATCTGTGCCTTCCAGCTTCCAGATCTCACTGTGTACAATGAAGACTTCCGCAGCTTCATAGAGAGAGACCTTATTGAACAGTCCATGCTGGTTGCCTTGGAACAGGCAG GGCGTTTGAACTGGTGGGTGAGTGTGGACCCTACCTGCCAGAGGCTGCTTCCTTTGGCAACTACTGGGGATGGAAACTGCCTCCTGCATGCAGCCTCTCTAG GCATGTGGGGTTTCCATGATCGGGACTTGATGCTACGGAAAGCTTTGTATGCGCTGATGGAGAAAGGAGCCGAGAAGGAAGCATTAAAACGGCGCTGGAGGTGGCAACAAACACAGCAGAATAAAGAG TCAGGGCTGGTTTACACAGAAGATGAATGGCAGAAGGAATGGAATGAGCTGATCAAGCTTGCCTCGAGTGAACCCCGCATGCATCTAGGTACCAATGGAGCCAACTGTGGTGG GGTGGAGAGTCCAGAGGAGCCTGTCTATGAGAGCCTAGAAGAATTCCATGTGTTTGTCCTCGCCCATGTGCTCAGGAGGCCCATAGTCGTTGTGGCCGACACCATGCTGAGGGACTCTGGTGGGGAAG CATTTGCCCCTATTCCCTTTGGGGGAATCTATCTGCCCTTGGAGGTCCCAGCCAGCCAGTGTCACCGCTCCCCTCTGGTGCTCGCCTATGATCAGGCCCACTTTTCTGCACTTGTGTCCATGGAGCAGAAGGAGAATGCCAAGGAACAAG CTGTGATCCCACTTACAGATTCAGAGCATAAGCTGCTGCCCTTGCATTTTGCTGTGGACCCTGGAAAGGGCTGGGAATGGGGCAAAGATGACAATGACAACGTCCGATTGGCCAG TGTAATCCTGTCCCTAGAGGTCAAATTGCATCTGCTGCATGGCTACATGAATGTGAAGTGGATCCCAGTGTCCActgatgcacag GCTCCCCTGGCACAACCTGAGTCCCCCACAGCCTCAGCTGGAGATGAGCCCCGGTCCACTCCCGAGTCCGGGGAATCAGACAAGGAGTCTGTTGGCAGCAGTTCCACGAGCAATGAGGGCAGCAAGCGGAAAGAGAAGTCAAAGAGAGGTCGGGAGAAAGACAAGAAGAGAGCAGATTCTGTGGCTAACAAACTGGGCAGCTTTGGCAAAACCTTGGGCAGCAAACTCAAGAAGAACATGGGAGGCCTGATGCATAGCAAGGGCTCCAAGCCCGGAGCGGCAGGCGCGGGCTCAGGGTTAAGCAGTGGCACCGAGACCCtggacaagaagaaaaagaactcgCTGAAGAGCTGGAAGGGTAGCAAGGAGGAGGCGGCTGGAGATGGGCCTGTCTCCGAGAAGCCTGCAGCTGAGTCTGTTGGTAATGGAGGGAGCAAGTATAGCCAGGAAGTGATGCAGAGCTTGAGCATTATGAGGATTGCAATGCAAGGGGaggggaaatttatttttgttggaaCCCTGAAGATGGGTCACCGTCATCAGTATCAGGAGGAGATGATCCAGCGCTACCTTTCTGATGCTGAGGAGAGATTCCTGGcagagcagaagcagaaggaggcagagaggaagatcctgaatggaggggtggggagtgggcctCCTCCAGCCAAAAAGCCAGAGCCAGATGGCGGGGAGGAGTTGCCGACTGCCCCTCTAGTGGAGTCCAAGGCTGTGGCATTCTCTGCTGGCTACCCTGGGGGCTTTACTATCCCTCGGCCTGCTGGGGCTGGAGTCCATTGCCAGGAACCCCGGAGGCAGGTCGCAGGGGGTCCTTGTGGGGGGGGCCTGCCGCCATATGCCACTTTCCCCAGACAGTGCCCTCCAGGGCGACCCTACCCCCATCAGGACTGCGTCCCTTCTCTGGAGCCAGGCAGTCACTCCAAGGATGGTGTTCACAGGGGTGCATTGTTACCACCCCCCTTCCGAGTGGCTGATTCCTATAGCAATGGCTACAGAGAGCCCCCTGAGCCAGATGGATGGGCTGGAGGTCCGTGGGGGCTTCCTCCAACCCAGACCAAGTGCAAACAACCGAACTGCAGCTTCTATGGACACCCTGAGACAAACAACTTCTGCTCCTGCTGTTACAGGGAAGAACTGAGGAGGAGGGAGCGTGAACCGGGTGGGGAGCTGCTGGTGCACAGGTTCTAG
- the OTUD7B gene encoding OTU domain-containing protein 7B isoform X3 produces the protein MLGTCPHPLVKGVVAPGPLKKGFQIESLPVLPDPRCSGRMMSFKLPDLTVYNEDFRSFIERDLIEQSMLVALEQAGRLNWWVSVDPTCQRLLPLATTGDGNCLLHAASLGMWGFHDRDLMLRKALYALMEKGAEKEALKRRWRWQQTQQNKESGLVYTEDEWQKEWNELIKLASSEPRMHLGTNGANCGGVESPEEPVYESLEEFHVFVLAHVLRRPIVVVADTMLRDSGGEAFAPIPFGGIYLPLEVPASQCHRSPLVLAYDQAHFSALVSMEQKENAKEQAVIPLTDSEHKLLPLHFAVDPGKGWEWGKDDNDNVRLASVILSLEVKLHLLHGYMNVKWIPVSTDAQAPLAQPESPTASAGDEPRSTPESGESDKESVGSSSTSNEGSKRKEKSKRGREKDKKRADSVANKLGSFGKTLGSKLKKNMGGLMHSKGSKPGAAGAGSGLSSGTETLDKKKKNSLKSWKGSKEEAAGDGPVSEKPAAESVGNGGSKYSQEVMQSLSIMRIAMQGEGKFIFVGTLKMGHRHQYQEEMIQRYLSDAEERFLAEQKQKEAERKILNGGVGSGPPPAKKPEPDGGEELPTAPLVESKAVAFSAGYPGGFTIPRPAGAGVHCQEPRRQVAGGPCGGGLPPYATFPRQCPPGRPYPHQDCVPSLEPGSHSKDGVHRGALLPPPFRVADSYSNGYREPPEPDGWAGGPWGLPPTQTKCKQPNCSFYGHPETNNFCSCCYREELRRREREPGGELLVHRF, from the exons CTTCCAGATCTCACTGTGTACAATGAAGACTTCCGCAGCTTCATAGAGAGAGACCTTATTGAACAGTCCATGCTGGTTGCCTTGGAACAGGCAG GGCGTTTGAACTGGTGGGTGAGTGTGGACCCTACCTGCCAGAGGCTGCTTCCTTTGGCAACTACTGGGGATGGAAACTGCCTCCTGCATGCAGCCTCTCTAG GCATGTGGGGTTTCCATGATCGGGACTTGATGCTACGGAAAGCTTTGTATGCGCTGATGGAGAAAGGAGCCGAGAAGGAAGCATTAAAACGGCGCTGGAGGTGGCAACAAACACAGCAGAATAAAGAG TCAGGGCTGGTTTACACAGAAGATGAATGGCAGAAGGAATGGAATGAGCTGATCAAGCTTGCCTCGAGTGAACCCCGCATGCATCTAGGTACCAATGGAGCCAACTGTGGTGG GGTGGAGAGTCCAGAGGAGCCTGTCTATGAGAGCCTAGAAGAATTCCATGTGTTTGTCCTCGCCCATGTGCTCAGGAGGCCCATAGTCGTTGTGGCCGACACCATGCTGAGGGACTCTGGTGGGGAAG CATTTGCCCCTATTCCCTTTGGGGGAATCTATCTGCCCTTGGAGGTCCCAGCCAGCCAGTGTCACCGCTCCCCTCTGGTGCTCGCCTATGATCAGGCCCACTTTTCTGCACTTGTGTCCATGGAGCAGAAGGAGAATGCCAAGGAACAAG CTGTGATCCCACTTACAGATTCAGAGCATAAGCTGCTGCCCTTGCATTTTGCTGTGGACCCTGGAAAGGGCTGGGAATGGGGCAAAGATGACAATGACAACGTCCGATTGGCCAG TGTAATCCTGTCCCTAGAGGTCAAATTGCATCTGCTGCATGGCTACATGAATGTGAAGTGGATCCCAGTGTCCActgatgcacag GCTCCCCTGGCACAACCTGAGTCCCCCACAGCCTCAGCTGGAGATGAGCCCCGGTCCACTCCCGAGTCCGGGGAATCAGACAAGGAGTCTGTTGGCAGCAGTTCCACGAGCAATGAGGGCAGCAAGCGGAAAGAGAAGTCAAAGAGAGGTCGGGAGAAAGACAAGAAGAGAGCAGATTCTGTGGCTAACAAACTGGGCAGCTTTGGCAAAACCTTGGGCAGCAAACTCAAGAAGAACATGGGAGGCCTGATGCATAGCAAGGGCTCCAAGCCCGGAGCGGCAGGCGCGGGCTCAGGGTTAAGCAGTGGCACCGAGACCCtggacaagaagaaaaagaactcgCTGAAGAGCTGGAAGGGTAGCAAGGAGGAGGCGGCTGGAGATGGGCCTGTCTCCGAGAAGCCTGCAGCTGAGTCTGTTGGTAATGGAGGGAGCAAGTATAGCCAGGAAGTGATGCAGAGCTTGAGCATTATGAGGATTGCAATGCAAGGGGaggggaaatttatttttgttggaaCCCTGAAGATGGGTCACCGTCATCAGTATCAGGAGGAGATGATCCAGCGCTACCTTTCTGATGCTGAGGAGAGATTCCTGGcagagcagaagcagaaggaggcagagaggaagatcctgaatggaggggtggggagtgggcctCCTCCAGCCAAAAAGCCAGAGCCAGATGGCGGGGAGGAGTTGCCGACTGCCCCTCTAGTGGAGTCCAAGGCTGTGGCATTCTCTGCTGGCTACCCTGGGGGCTTTACTATCCCTCGGCCTGCTGGGGCTGGAGTCCATTGCCAGGAACCCCGGAGGCAGGTCGCAGGGGGTCCTTGTGGGGGGGGCCTGCCGCCATATGCCACTTTCCCCAGACAGTGCCCTCCAGGGCGACCCTACCCCCATCAGGACTGCGTCCCTTCTCTGGAGCCAGGCAGTCACTCCAAGGATGGTGTTCACAGGGGTGCATTGTTACCACCCCCCTTCCGAGTGGCTGATTCCTATAGCAATGGCTACAGAGAGCCCCCTGAGCCAGATGGATGGGCTGGAGGTCCGTGGGGGCTTCCTCCAACCCAGACCAAGTGCAAACAACCGAACTGCAGCTTCTATGGACACCCTGAGACAAACAACTTCTGCTCCTGCTGTTACAGGGAAGAACTGAGGAGGAGGGAGCGTGAACCGGGTGGGGAGCTGCTGGTGCACAGGTTCTAG